A genomic segment from Sulfurirhabdus autotrophica encodes:
- a CDS encoding SPOR domain-containing protein, whose protein sequence is MKGLFVILFLANIAFFGLVQLATGQGGEPTAEHRPLSEDKVILVDPPAPADAAKINSSPQQAPVTASVCLEWGMFSGKVLGEVQTELQKLQLGDRVKLLNLEEINRYWVYIPPQKTKLEADKKIAELKGHGIEDYLLIQDEGKWRYSISLGVFSKEEAADKLLAQLKQKGVKSAKAGPRMHSTGETKIIVKDVTDELAAKLVVLKQVFQGSELKAIACK, encoded by the coding sequence ATGAAGGGGTTATTTGTCATTCTATTTTTGGCTAATATTGCTTTTTTTGGGTTGGTTCAATTAGCTACGGGTCAAGGTGGTGAACCAACGGCAGAACACAGGCCATTGAGTGAGGATAAAGTTATTTTGGTCGACCCACCCGCTCCGGCAGATGCTGCTAAAATTAATAGTTCACCGCAGCAAGCTCCGGTGACAGCTAGTGTTTGTTTGGAGTGGGGTATGTTTTCTGGCAAAGTACTTGGTGAGGTGCAAACAGAATTGCAGAAGTTACAACTGGGGGATAGGGTCAAGCTGTTGAATCTGGAAGAAATAAATCGATATTGGGTGTATATTCCCCCTCAGAAAACCAAGCTGGAGGCTGATAAGAAAATTGCCGAATTAAAGGGGCACGGCATTGAGGATTATTTGTTGATTCAGGATGAGGGAAAGTGGCGCTATTCTATATCCCTTGGCGTTTTTTCAAAAGAAGAGGCTGCTGACAAATTATTAGCTCAATTGAAGCAGAAAGGGGTTAAGTCAGCCAAGGCCGGCCCGCGGATGCACAGTACTGGTGAGACAAAAATTATTGTCAAAGATGTTACTGATGAGTTGGCGGCAAAGCTGGTTGTACTGAAGCAGGTGTTTCAGGGTAGTGAACTGAAAGCAATTGCTTGTAAATAA
- a CDS encoding FAD-binding oxidoreductase, producing the protein MLTAEFLAKLTAIVGETNLLTDPVDCYAYAYDNSRKIFPPLAVAFAISQEQIQAILLCCNEYRIPITPRGRGTGTAGGSLPEQGGLALSLERMSRIISIDPANRIIIAEPGVLNQEIQDAARPHGFFWPPDPSSAPFCTIGGNLATSAGGPHAVKYGTTRDHVLGLKAITGKGELIKAGCNTTKGVVGYDLTRLLIGSEGTLAIITEATLKLTPLPQSTGGITAHYKNIQSCAKAIAAIMAQPKIPSALEFLDKASLDLIRSRNTGLLPDDTHAMLMIEVDGSDVEINETGQAILTACKNEGLIKSERVIDSKALWVARKALSPLLRDIAPKKINEDVVVPVSRLPELLQGLTELSQKYRIANANFGHAGNGNIHVNLLVNPDNPDEMNRAEACLSEVFNLVLALNGTLSGEHGIGSEKRAYVGLEIDSVTMNLMKEIKHVFDPNNILNPGKLFPKG; encoded by the coding sequence ATGCTAACTGCAGAATTCCTGGCAAAACTAACCGCCATTGTTGGTGAAACGAATCTGCTCACAGATCCGGTGGACTGCTATGCCTATGCCTATGACAATAGCCGTAAAATATTCCCTCCCCTCGCCGTTGCTTTCGCAATAAGTCAGGAACAAATTCAGGCGATTCTCCTGTGCTGCAACGAATATCGCATCCCCATCACTCCCCGGGGGCGCGGCACAGGCACTGCGGGTGGCAGTCTTCCTGAGCAGGGCGGACTGGCACTGTCGCTGGAACGCATGAGTCGCATCATCTCTATTGATCCGGCCAATCGCATCATCATTGCCGAACCCGGTGTCCTGAATCAGGAAATTCAAGACGCCGCCAGACCCCATGGATTTTTCTGGCCCCCCGACCCAAGTAGCGCACCATTTTGCACCATTGGAGGCAACCTCGCCACCAGTGCTGGCGGACCACACGCAGTTAAATATGGCACAACCCGAGACCACGTGCTGGGGCTAAAGGCTATTACAGGAAAGGGAGAATTAATTAAAGCAGGATGCAACACAACTAAAGGTGTAGTTGGTTATGATCTAACACGATTATTAATAGGATCAGAAGGCACCCTCGCAATCATCACGGAAGCCACTTTAAAACTCACGCCCCTGCCCCAATCAACCGGAGGAATAACAGCGCACTATAAAAACATTCAGAGCTGTGCGAAGGCCATAGCCGCCATCATGGCGCAACCAAAAATACCTAGCGCCCTGGAGTTTCTGGATAAAGCCTCACTCGACCTGATCCGTTCTCGCAATACTGGCCTGCTACCTGACGATACACACGCCATGCTCATGATTGAAGTGGATGGCTCAGACGTCGAAATCAATGAAACCGGTCAGGCTATACTAACCGCCTGTAAAAATGAAGGCTTAATCAAATCAGAACGCGTCATTGATAGCAAAGCATTATGGGTAGCTCGCAAAGCATTATCCCCATTACTACGAGACATCGCTCCTAAAAAAATAAACGAAGATGTCGTAGTGCCCGTTTCAAGACTTCCTGAACTGTTACAGGGGTTGACTGAGCTTAGCCAAAAATACCGTATTGCCAACGCAAATTTCGGGCATGCAGGAAACGGGAATATTCACGTTAATTTATTAGTCAATCCAGATAATCCGGACGAAATGAACCGTGCAGAAGCGTGTTTGAGTGAAGTATTCAATCTGGTATTAGCACTCAATGGAACCTTGTCCGGTGAACACGGGATAGGCAGTGAGAAGCGAGCTTATGTTGGACTTGAAATCGACAGCGTGACAATGAATCTCATGAAAGAAATCAAACATGTTTTTGATCCCAACAATATACTTAACCCGGGCAAACTATTTCCTAAGGGTTAA
- a CDS encoding type III pantothenate kinase, protein MILAIDAGNTRIKWGMHDGSGWVSTGTATHLDLVGVAKSWRALATPDVIVISNVAGAKVRSELVVLLGHWHRDPIWIVSRSEECGVINCYSEPERLGSDRWASLIASRAMRLGSCLVVSSGTAMTVDVLLDSGQFLGGIIVPGQQLMMDALSSKTAGVRPLPGGKFTAFPNNTTDAVFNGTMQALAGAIMMMHREVVISHKTEPLCVLSGGNSAVMKSLLDWVPTQIVDNLVLEGLIRIAQK, encoded by the coding sequence ATGATATTAGCCATTGATGCTGGCAATACCCGTATTAAATGGGGTATGCATGATGGGAGTGGGTGGGTTTCAACTGGTACAGCAACCCATCTTGATTTAGTTGGTGTTGCTAAAAGCTGGCGTGCTTTGGCTACACCTGATGTGATTGTTATATCTAACGTGGCTGGGGCAAAAGTTCGTTCCGAGCTTGTTGTACTTTTGGGCCATTGGCATCGTGACCCGATCTGGATTGTTTCCAGGAGTGAGGAGTGTGGTGTAATAAACTGCTACAGCGAGCCTGAGCGTTTAGGAAGTGATCGATGGGCATCCTTGATAGCTTCGCGAGCCATGCGGTTGGGATCTTGCCTGGTTGTAAGCTCAGGCACTGCAATGACGGTGGATGTATTGTTGGATTCTGGGCAGTTTCTTGGTGGCATTATCGTGCCTGGACAACAATTGATGATGGATGCTTTATCAAGTAAAACCGCAGGTGTAAGGCCATTACCAGGGGGGAAATTTACTGCCTTTCCAAATAATACAACAGATGCAGTCTTTAACGGAACAATGCAAGCTCTTGCCGGTGCCATTATGATGATGCATAGGGAAGTTGTTATTTCACATAAAACCGAACCATTGTGTGTGCTTAGCGGGGGTAATTCAGCTGTGATGAAGTCGTTACTTGATTGGGTGCCAACTCAGATTGTGGATAATCTTGTTCTGGAAGGATTGATAAGGATTGCACAGAAATGA
- the rfaE2 gene encoding D-glycero-beta-D-manno-heptose 1-phosphate adenylyltransferase, which produces MNYPSPEFENKICAPSELAARIEHLTRPLVFTNGCFDILHRGHVTYLAQARALGKKLIIAVNTDASVKRLGKGDERPINNQNDRMAVLAALECVDIVTWFDEDTPLNTILMCKPDILVKGGDWKINEIVGAKEVASWGGKVHTIPFLHERSTTSTISKIRNS; this is translated from the coding sequence ATGAACTATCCATCCCCAGAATTCGAAAATAAAATATGTGCACCTTCAGAGCTTGCCGCACGAATTGAACACCTGACCCGGCCTCTGGTTTTTACCAATGGCTGCTTCGATATACTGCACCGTGGACACGTCACCTACTTGGCACAGGCGCGTGCACTAGGAAAAAAACTGATTATTGCCGTCAATACAGATGCCTCTGTCAAACGCCTTGGAAAAGGTGATGAACGACCCATCAACAATCAAAATGACCGTATGGCTGTCCTTGCTGCTTTGGAATGTGTCGATATCGTCACCTGGTTTGACGAAGACACCCCACTCAACACAATATTAATGTGTAAACCAGACATCCTTGTTAAAGGTGGTGACTGGAAGATCAATGAAATAGTCGGCGCAAAAGAAGTAGCAAGCTGGGGAGGAAAAGTACATACCATTCCGTTTCTTCATGAACGTTCTACTACTTCAACCATCAGCAAAATCCGCAATTCTTAA
- a CDS encoding biotin--[acetyl-CoA-carboxylase] ligase, translating to MKPLTFSILRLLSDGNFHSGEALAQYLGVSRASISNGLKTLGELGVNIYKIRGRGYCLQDPLQWLDKQLILDFLGTSAKDFNIEVHDVMDSSNSLLLQDASKGLEHRSCYVVELQLQGRGRRGRAWHMNLGGALTFSLLWRFNQCAGYLSGLSLAVGVALVRSLRDLGLVGVALKWPNDVLYQYQKMAGILIELQGDVLGPSAAVIGIGLNLRLSPSVRCKIDQAVTDFSTVSGEMPDRNAVLASLLININEVLRVFEKSGFSALRNEWISYHVYHNRSVRILMPGGETREGDVIDVDIDGSLVVKTSIGKERFSSGEISLRGSL from the coding sequence TTGAAACCTCTAACATTCTCAATACTTCGCTTACTTTCGGACGGTAATTTTCATTCTGGAGAAGCGCTGGCACAATATCTGGGTGTTTCACGTGCCAGTATTTCAAACGGATTAAAGACTCTGGGTGAGTTGGGAGTCAATATATACAAAATTAGAGGGCGTGGTTATTGTTTACAAGATCCCTTGCAATGGCTGGATAAGCAACTAATTTTGGATTTTTTGGGCACTAGTGCGAAGGATTTTAATATTGAAGTTCATGATGTCATGGATTCTTCCAATAGCTTGTTGCTGCAAGATGCCAGTAAAGGGCTCGAACATCGTAGTTGCTATGTAGTCGAGCTACAACTTCAAGGGCGTGGCCGAAGAGGGCGTGCCTGGCATATGAACTTAGGTGGGGCGCTAACATTTTCCTTGCTTTGGAGATTCAATCAATGCGCTGGATATTTATCAGGTTTAAGCCTTGCGGTTGGTGTTGCACTAGTTCGTTCGTTGAGAGATTTGGGGTTGGTTGGTGTGGCTTTAAAATGGCCAAACGATGTGTTATATCAATATCAGAAGATGGCTGGAATCCTTATTGAGCTTCAGGGGGATGTACTTGGCCCAAGTGCGGCGGTTATTGGAATTGGATTGAATTTACGCTTATCTCCTTCTGTCAGATGTAAAATTGATCAGGCTGTAACTGATTTTTCTACTGTCAGTGGTGAAATGCCAGACCGAAATGCAGTTTTAGCTTCATTGTTAATCAATATCAATGAGGTATTGAGGGTGTTTGAGAAAAGCGGTTTCTCTGCGTTACGTAATGAATGGATTTCATACCATGTATATCATAATAGATCTGTTCGTATCCTTATGCCCGGAGGTGAGACAAGAGAAGGGGACGTAATTGATGTTGATATCGATGGGTCTCTTGTGGTTAAAACTAGTATTGGGAAAGAACGTTTTAGTAGTGGCGAAATCAGCTTGCGGGGAAGTCTATGA